In Alloyangia pacifica, the following proteins share a genomic window:
- a CDS encoding cytochrome b/b6 domain-containing protein: MPERMTRHFVWDPLLRIFHWSLVTLFAANALFDDPESSLHRWVGYTIGGLILLRLIWGFTGPRSARFSSFFPTRAGLIRQITDMATGRRRVHLMHTPLGALMIFNLLLTLCGIIATGVMMTTDAYWGIAWVETLHEALVTWAEVSVVLHLGAVLWESRRTGVNLPKAMVTGVKCVPDDAKIEV, encoded by the coding sequence ATGCCCGAGCGCATGACACGTCATTTCGTCTGGGACCCGCTTCTGCGGATCTTCCATTGGAGCCTGGTGACCCTCTTTGCCGCCAACGCACTCTTCGACGACCCCGAATCTTCCCTGCACCGCTGGGTTGGCTACACCATCGGAGGGCTGATTCTGCTGCGGCTGATCTGGGGCTTCACCGGCCCTCGTTCGGCCCGTTTCTCGAGCTTCTTTCCCACCCGCGCCGGCCTCATCCGGCAGATCACCGACATGGCCACCGGACGGCGCCGCGTGCATCTCATGCACACGCCGCTCGGGGCGCTGATGATCTTCAACCTGCTGCTCACCCTCTGCGGCATCATCGCCACCGGGGTGATGATGACCACCGACGCCTATTGGGGAATCGCTTGGGTCGAAACCCTGCATGAAGCGCTGGTAACCTGGGCCGAGGTCTCGGTGGTGCTGCACCTGGGCGCAGTGCTATGGGAAAGCCGCCGCACCGGGGTAAATCTGCCCAAGGCCATGGTTACGGGTGTCAAATGCGTCCCGGATGACGCAAAGATCGAGGTATGA
- a CDS encoding PepSY domain-containing protein: MTYRLLTSGLVAALLTAGTAFASPEIPEQTQAQVREKLTAEGYEVRRIDSEDGMIEVYAMKDGQKVELYLDQTLQIVRSKTD, from the coding sequence ATGACCTACCGCCTTCTGACCTCCGGCCTCGTCGCCGCCCTTCTCACCGCCGGCACCGCCTTCGCCTCCCCCGAGATCCCCGAACAGACCCAGGCCCAGGTGCGCGAGAAGCTCACCGCCGAGGGCTACGAGGTCCGCCGCATCGACAGCGAGGACGGGATGATCGAGGTCTATGCCATGAAGGACGGCCAGAAGGTCGAGCTCTACCTCGACCAGACCCTGCAGATCGTGCGCAGCAAGACCGACTGA
- a CDS encoding CoA-acylating methylmalonate-semialdehyde dehydrogenase — MQELTHFINGAHVKGTSGRFTDIFNPATGEVQAKVPLATVEELNEAVAKAAEAQKAWGATNPQRRARVMMKFGQLINEHMDELAELVSREHGKTLPDGRGDVQRGLEVVEVCMGAPHMLKGEFTDDGGPGIDLYSMRQPLGVVAGITPFNFPAMIPLWKMAPALASGNAMILKPSERCPSTSLRLAELITEAGLPAGVLQVINGDKEVVDAILDNETVQAVGFVGSTPIAQYIYGRAASNGKRAQCFGGAKNHMIIMPDADLDKAADALVGAGYGAAGERCMAISVAVPVGAETADALIEKLVPRVEKLKVGPYTAGEDVDYGPVITAAAKERINGLVTSGVEQGAKLVIDGRDFSLQGYEDGFFVGPSLFDNVTPDMDIYREEIFGPVLSTVRADSYEEALELVIDNPYGNGTAIYTADGDTARDFAHRVNVGMVGINFPIPVPLSYHTFGGWKKSAFGDLNQYGPDAFRFYTKTKTVTARWFSGIKEGGEFNFKAMD; from the coding sequence ATGCAGGAACTGACCCATTTCATCAACGGCGCGCATGTGAAGGGCACCTCGGGCCGCTTCACCGACATCTTCAACCCCGCCACCGGCGAGGTTCAGGCCAAGGTGCCGCTGGCGACCGTCGAAGAGCTGAACGAAGCGGTGGCCAAGGCCGCCGAGGCGCAGAAGGCCTGGGGCGCGACCAACCCGCAGCGCCGCGCCCGCGTCATGATGAAGTTCGGCCAGCTGATCAACGAGCACATGGACGAGCTCGCCGAGCTGGTTTCGCGCGAACACGGCAAGACCCTGCCCGACGGGCGCGGCGACGTGCAGCGCGGTCTCGAGGTGGTCGAGGTCTGCATGGGCGCGCCGCACATGCTCAAGGGCGAGTTCACCGATGACGGTGGCCCGGGCATCGACCTCTACTCCATGCGCCAGCCGCTCGGCGTGGTCGCGGGCATCACCCCGTTCAACTTCCCGGCGATGATCCCGCTGTGGAAGATGGCCCCGGCGTTGGCCTCCGGCAACGCGATGATCCTCAAGCCCTCCGAGCGCTGCCCTTCGACCTCGCTGCGTCTGGCCGAGCTGATCACCGAGGCCGGCCTGCCCGCGGGCGTGCTGCAGGTGATCAACGGCGACAAGGAAGTGGTTGACGCGATCCTCGACAACGAGACCGTGCAGGCCGTGGGCTTCGTCGGCTCGACCCCGATCGCACAGTACATCTACGGCCGCGCCGCCAGCAACGGCAAGCGCGCGCAGTGCTTCGGCGGCGCGAAGAACCACATGATCATTATGCCCGACGCCGACCTCGACAAGGCCGCCGACGCGCTGGTGGGTGCCGGTTACGGCGCCGCGGGCGAGCGCTGCATGGCGATCTCGGTGGCCGTGCCGGTGGGCGCGGAAACCGCCGATGCCCTGATCGAGAAGCTGGTGCCGCGCGTGGAGAAACTGAAGGTCGGCCCCTATACCGCCGGCGAAGACGTGGACTACGGCCCGGTCATCACCGCCGCCGCCAAGGAGCGGATCAACGGCCTCGTGACGTCGGGTGTCGAACAGGGCGCCAAGCTGGTCATCGACGGCCGCGACTTCTCGCTGCAGGGGTACGAGGACGGCTTCTTCGTCGGCCCGTCGCTCTTTGACAACGTCACGCCCGACATGGACATCTATCGCGAAGAGATCTTCGGCCCGGTGCTGAGCACGGTCCGCGCGGACTCCTACGAGGAAGCGCTCGAGCTGGTGATCGACAACCCCTATGGCAACGGCACGGCGATCTACACCGCCGATGGCGACACCGCGCGCGACTTTGCGCACCGGGTCAACGTCGGCATGGTCGGCATCAATTTCCCGATCCCGGTGCCGCTGAGCTACCACACCTTCGGCGGCTGGAAGAAATCGGCCTTCGGCGACCTCAACCAGTATGGCCCCGACGCCTTCCGGTTCTACACCAAGACCAAGACCGTCACGGCGCGCTGGTTCTCGGGCATCAAGGAAGGCGGCGAGTTCAACTTCAAGGCCATGGACTGA
- a CDS encoding LysR family transcriptional regulator, which produces MRENWDDLRIFLAVARGESLSAAGRVLRMDPATVGRRVARLEQALGHPLFAKSPQGYTLSEAGARLLVHAESAEQALGQGAQALMGSSEGFAGQIRIGAPDGCANFLLPQVCAKIAEANPGLDLQIVSLPRVVNLSRREADMAIAVSAPTAGRLVVQKISDYRLHLAASEQYLAQHPPIRSRDDLQRHRIVGYIPDMIFDRELDYLSDLGLERVRLASNSVSVQFHWLRLGAGLGIVHDFALPAAPGLCRVLPEEVSLTRSFYLVRHADDRRHARLNGFAALLADSVRRELAALEAAA; this is translated from the coding sequence ATGCGCGAGAACTGGGACGACCTGCGGATTTTTCTTGCCGTGGCGCGGGGCGAGAGCCTCTCGGCGGCGGGGCGGGTGCTGCGCATGGACCCGGCCACGGTCGGGCGGCGCGTCGCACGGCTCGAGCAGGCGCTGGGGCATCCGCTCTTCGCCAAGTCGCCGCAGGGCTACACGCTCTCCGAGGCAGGCGCTCGTCTGCTGGTCCACGCCGAGAGCGCCGAGCAGGCGCTGGGGCAGGGCGCGCAGGCGCTCATGGGCTCGTCCGAGGGATTTGCCGGGCAGATTCGCATTGGCGCGCCCGACGGCTGCGCCAACTTCCTGCTACCACAAGTCTGCGCCAAGATCGCCGAGGCCAACCCCGGGCTCGACCTGCAGATCGTCTCGCTGCCGCGCGTGGTGAACCTGTCGCGGCGCGAGGCGGACATGGCGATCGCCGTTTCGGCGCCCACGGCGGGGCGGCTGGTGGTGCAGAAGATCTCGGACTACCGGCTACATCTCGCGGCCTCGGAGCAGTATCTCGCGCAGCACCCGCCGATCCGGTCCCGCGATGACCTGCAGCGGCATCGCATCGTCGGCTACATCCCCGACATGATCTTTGACCGCGAGCTCGATTACCTCAGCGATCTCGGACTGGAACGCGTGCGGCTGGCGTCGAACTCGGTGTCCGTGCAGTTCCACTGGCTGCGGCTCGGCGCGGGGCTGGGGATCGTGCACGACTTCGCGTTGCCCGCGGCGCCGGGCTTGTGCCGGGTGCTGCCCGAGGAGGTCTCGCTCACCCGCAGTTTCTACCTGGTGCGCCATGCCGACGACCGGCGTCACGCGCGGCTTAACGGATTCGCAGCGCTTCTCGCCGACTCTGTCCGGCGCGAACTCGCGGCGCTCGAAGCGGCGGCCTGA
- a CDS encoding YqaA family protein, with product MLRRLYDWTMSLADHPKALWGLAAVSFIEASVFPIPPDVLMIPMILAAPRRAWLIALVATLASVVGGLFGYAIGHFFFDSIGRPILETLGKADSMEAFNARFNGVGFWAVLIAGITPFPFKVITIMSGWTAMPLGVFVTTAIIARAFRFFIVAGLLRAFGAPIRDFIEKRLGLVFTVFVLLLAGGFFLVKYL from the coding sequence ATGCTGCGCCGCCTCTACGACTGGACGATGTCGCTTGCCGATCACCCCAAGGCGCTCTGGGGCCTGGCGGCAGTCTCCTTCATCGAAGCTTCGGTCTTCCCGATCCCGCCGGACGTGTTGATGATCCCGATGATCCTCGCGGCGCCGCGCCGTGCCTGGCTGATCGCGCTGGTGGCCACGCTTGCCTCGGTGGTCGGCGGGCTCTTCGGCTATGCCATCGGGCACTTCTTCTTCGACAGCATCGGCCGGCCGATTCTCGAGACCCTCGGCAAAGCCGACTCGATGGAGGCGTTCAACGCCCGCTTCAACGGCGTCGGCTTCTGGGCGGTGCTGATCGCCGGAATCACCCCCTTCCCGTTCAAGGTGATCACCATCATGTCGGGCTGGACCGCGATGCCGCTGGGCGTCTTCGTCACCACCGCCATCATCGCCCGGGCCTTCCGATTCTTTATCGTCGCGGGGCTGCTGCGGGCCTTTGGCGCGCCGATCCGCGATTTCATCGAAAAGCGGCTCGGCCTGGTGTTTACTGTTTTCGTGCTGCTGCTCGCCGGTGGCTTCTTCTTGGTGAAATACCTCTGA
- a CDS encoding glyceraldehyde-3-phosphate dehydrogenase: MTKAINAVRDSFARRFAYRRTHQALMSLPMRTRIDCDLLGREEETARAAVYGR, encoded by the coding sequence ATGACCAAAGCCATCAATGCCGTCCGTGACAGCTTCGCCCGCCGCTTCGCCTATCGCCGCACCCACCAGGCGCTGATGTCGCTGCCGATGCGCACCCGCATCGACTGTGACCTCCTCGGCCGCGAAGAAGAAACCGCCCGCGCCGCCGTCTACGGCCGCTGA
- a CDS encoding helix-turn-helix transcriptional regulator: MTPQSSERPIILTLLIAVQMICTAFFVVDVIFDASEAGWNPVADPEAFLEGSMVLCLAAAIWVELRFLMRLLRHNAHLARQVSLATGAFHEIVEAQFSAWELTGAERDVAMFTLKGLTIPEIAALRGSAEGTVKSHLNAIYRKAGVSGRGALLSHFIEELMSGAEPSDSPAAATQECR, translated from the coding sequence ATGACGCCGCAAAGCTCCGAACGCCCGATCATCCTCACCCTGTTGATCGCCGTGCAGATGATCTGCACGGCCTTCTTCGTGGTCGACGTGATCTTCGATGCTTCCGAGGCCGGGTGGAACCCGGTGGCCGACCCCGAGGCGTTTCTCGAGGGCAGCATGGTGCTCTGTCTCGCCGCCGCGATCTGGGTCGAGTTGCGCTTCCTGATGCGGCTGCTGCGTCACAATGCACATCTTGCGCGCCAGGTCTCGCTGGCCACCGGCGCCTTCCACGAGATCGTCGAGGCACAGTTTTCGGCCTGGGAACTGACCGGCGCGGAACGCGACGTCGCCATGTTCACGCTCAAGGGTCTGACCATCCCCGAGATCGCCGCGCTGCGCGGATCGGCGGAGGGGACGGTGAAATCGCACCTCAATGCAATCTACCGCAAGGCGGGCGTGTCGGGGCGCGGCGCGCTTCTGAGCCACTTCATCGAGGAGTTGATGAGTGGGGCCGAGCCTTCCGACTCCCCCGCCGCAGCCACGCAAGAATGCAGATGA
- the coaD gene encoding pantetheine-phosphate adenylyltransferase, whose amino-acid sequence MRIGLYPGTFDPITLGHMDIIRRAAALVDRLVIGVAINRDKGPLFTLEERVAMIEMECAELSKETGTEIVPHPFENLLIDCARDVGAQIIIRGLRAVADFEYEFQMVGMNRALDTSIETVFLMAEAKHQAIASKLVKEIARLDGDVSKFVTPTVNEALKMRFAKG is encoded by the coding sequence ATGCGCATCGGCCTTTATCCCGGCACCTTTGATCCGATCACGCTGGGCCATATGGACATCATTCGCCGCGCAGCGGCCTTGGTCGACAGGCTGGTGATCGGGGTCGCGATCAACCGCGACAAGGGACCGCTCTTCACCCTCGAAGAGCGCGTGGCGATGATCGAGATGGAATGCGCGGAACTCTCGAAGGAGACGGGGACCGAAATCGTCCCGCATCCTTTCGAGAACCTGCTGATCGATTGCGCCCGCGACGTGGGGGCTCAGATCATCATCCGCGGGCTGCGCGCCGTGGCGGATTTCGAATACGAGTTCCAGATGGTGGGGATGAACCGCGCGCTCGACACCAGTATCGAAACGGTCTTCCTGATGGCCGAGGCCAAGCACCAGGCGATTGCCTCCAAGTTGGTGAAGGAGATCGCGCGGCTTGACGGTGACGTGAGCAAATTCGTCACGCCCACCGTCAACGAAGCGCTGAAGATGCGCTTCGCGAAGGGCTGA
- a CDS encoding CBS domain-containing protein, protein MQVQQILKDKSDDGVVTVTPGSSVGDAAQVLAERRIGGVVISEDGQTPLGILSERDIVRALAAQGASVLSLTCEDLMTRKLQVCTRDEDTNVVLARMTEGRFRHMPVVEDGMLVGIISIGDVVKAQIAELAMEKDALQGMIMGF, encoded by the coding sequence ATGCAGGTACAACAGATTCTCAAGGACAAGTCCGACGACGGCGTGGTCACCGTCACCCCCGGCAGCAGCGTCGGTGACGCCGCGCAGGTGCTGGCCGAACGCCGGATCGGCGGGGTGGTGATCTCGGAAGACGGGCAAACTCCGCTGGGGATCCTTTCAGAGCGCGACATCGTGCGCGCGCTGGCCGCGCAGGGCGCAAGCGTTCTGTCGCTGACCTGCGAGGATCTGATGACTCGCAAGCTGCAGGTCTGCACCCGCGACGAGGATACCAACGTCGTGCTCGCCCGGATGACCGAGGGCCGGTTCCGCCACATGCCCGTGGTTGAAGATGGCATGCTGGTCGGCATCATTTCGATCGGCGATGTGGTCAAGGCGCAGATCGCCGAACTCGCCATGGAGAAGGACGCCCTGCAGGGCATGATCATGGGGTTCTGA
- the gap gene encoding type I glyceraldehyde-3-phosphate dehydrogenase, which produces MTVKVAINGFGRIGRNVLRAIIESGRTDIEVVAINDLGPVETNAHLLQFDSVHGRFPHPVSVSGDTIDVGRGPIKVSAERNPADLPWAHVDVVMECTGIFTDREKAAAHLANGASRVLVSAPSAGADKTIVYGVNDDTLTKDDLVVSNASCTTNCLSPVAKVLNDTVGIKKGFMTTIHSYTGDQPTLDTMHKDLYRARAAAMSMIPTSTGAAKAVGLVLPELNGKLDGVAIRVPTPNVSVVDLVFEAERETTVEEINDAIRVAANGKLSGILGYTDKKNVSIDFNHDSHSSIFHTDQTKVMEGTMVRILSWYDNEWGFSNRMSDTAVAMGKLI; this is translated from the coding sequence ATGACCGTCAAGGTAGCGATCAACGGCTTCGGCCGCATCGGGCGCAACGTGCTGCGCGCAATCATCGAATCCGGCCGCACCGACATCGAGGTCGTGGCGATCAACGACCTTGGCCCGGTCGAGACCAACGCGCATCTGCTGCAGTTCGACAGCGTGCACGGACGCTTCCCGCACCCGGTCAGCGTCTCCGGCGACACGATCGACGTTGGCCGCGGCCCGATCAAGGTGAGCGCCGAGCGCAACCCCGCCGACCTGCCCTGGGCGCATGTGGACGTGGTGATGGAATGCACCGGCATCTTCACCGACCGTGAGAAGGCCGCCGCGCATCTTGCCAACGGCGCCAGCCGCGTGCTGGTCTCTGCCCCCTCGGCCGGGGCCGACAAGACCATCGTCTACGGGGTGAACGATGACACGCTGACCAAGGATGACCTCGTCGTCTCGAACGCGTCCTGCACCACCAACTGCCTGTCGCCCGTCGCCAAGGTGCTGAACGACACCGTCGGCATCAAGAAGGGCTTCATGACCACGATCCACAGCTACACCGGCGACCAGCCGACGCTGGACACGATGCACAAGGATCTCTACCGCGCGCGCGCCGCGGCCATGTCGATGATCCCGACCTCGACCGGCGCGGCAAAGGCCGTGGGGCTGGTCCTGCCCGAGCTCAACGGCAAGCTCGACGGCGTGGCGATCCGCGTGCCGACGCCCAATGTCTCGGTTGTCGATCTGGTGTTCGAAGCCGAGCGCGAGACCACCGTCGAAGAGATCAACGACGCGATCCGCGTCGCCGCCAACGGCAAGCTCAGCGGTATCCTGGGATACACCGATAAGAAGAACGTCTCGATCGACTTCAACCACGACTCGCACAGCTCGATCTTCCACACCGACCAGACCAAGGTCATGGAGGGCACGATGGTGCGCATCCTGTCGTGGTACGACAACGAATGGGGCTTCTCGAACCGCATGTCCGACACCGCCGTGGCGATGGGCAAGCTCATCTGA
- a CDS encoding disulfide bond formation protein B — MTDLRKFLILIAAGGSAAVLLAAIGSQYIGGLAPCHLCILQRWPHATAVLIGALALAFRARILPLLGTLAALTTSGIGIYHTGVERGWWEGPTTCTSGPVGGMSTDDLLNQIMNAPLVRCDEVAWQLLGLSMASWNALISFGLALVWVAVWRRTA; from the coding sequence ATGACTGACCTGCGCAAGTTCCTCATCCTGATCGCCGCCGGCGGATCGGCTGCCGTGCTGCTCGCCGCGATCGGCTCGCAGTACATCGGCGGGCTGGCGCCCTGCCACCTGTGCATCCTGCAGCGCTGGCCCCACGCTACGGCCGTGCTGATCGGCGCCCTGGCGCTGGCCTTCCGCGCCCGCATCCTGCCGCTGCTCGGCACGCTCGCGGCGCTGACCACCTCGGGCATCGGCATCTATCACACCGGCGTCGAGCGCGGCTGGTGGGAAGGTCCGACCACCTGCACCTCGGGCCCGGTTGGCGGCATGTCCACGGACGATCTTCTGAACCAGATCATGAACGCGCCGCTGGTGCGCTGCGACGAGGTCGCCTGGCAACTCTTGGGCCTATCGATGGCCAGCTGGAACGCCTTGATTTCCTTTGGTCTTGCGCTGGTCTGGGTTGCCGTCTGGCGCCGGACCGCCTGA